A window of Cytobacillus sp. FSL H8-0458 genomic DNA:
TCCTGGACAAAAATAAAAGGCTGGCAAATGCCAGCCTTTTTATTGTTATATTTGAATTATAGTTTTACAACGTTTGCAGCTTGAGGTCCGCGGTTTCCTTCAACGATTTCAAAAGAAACTTCCTGGCCTTCTTCTAAAGATTTGAAACCATCACCTTGGATAGCTGTGAAGTGTACGAATACATCGTCTCCGCCTTCAACTTCGATGAAACCGAAACCTT
This region includes:
- the cspD gene encoding cold-shock protein CspD, whose product is MQNGKVKWFNNEKGFGFIEVEGGDDVFVHFTAIQGDGFKSLEEGQEVSFEIVEGNRGPQAANVVKL